A genomic window from Hippocampus zosterae strain Florida chromosome 13, ASM2543408v3, whole genome shotgun sequence includes:
- the psmd12 gene encoding 26S proteasome non-ATPase regulatory subunit 12, which produces MAEERSERSDGKIVKMEIDYSSTVDQRLPECEKMAKEGKLQEAVESLLSLEKQTRTASDMVSTSRILVAVVQMCYAAKDWDALNENIMLLSKRRSQLKQAVAKMVQECYKYVDSVTDLTIKLRLIDMLRTVTAGKIYVEIERARLTKTLANIKEQSGDVKEAASILQELQVETYGSMEKKEKVEFILEQMRLCVAVKDYIRTQIISKKINTKFFQEEGSEELKLKYYNLMIQVDQHEGSYLSICKHYRAIYDTPCILEDSSKWQQALKSVVLYVILAPYDNEQSDLVHRISADKKLEEIPKYKELLKQFTTMELMRWAALVEDYGKELREGSPGSPATDVFLYSEEGEKRWKDLKNRVVEHNIRIMAKYYTRITMKRMAGLLDLSIDESEEFLSSLVVNKTIYAKVDRLAGIINFQRPKDPNDLLNDWSQKLNSLMSLVNKTTHLIAKEEMIHNLQ; this is translated from the exons ATGGCAGAGGAACGATCGGAAAGATCCGATGGAAAGATTGTAAAGATGGAGATCGACTACAGCTCAACTGTGGATCAACGTCTCCCTGAATGCGAGAAAATGGCTAAA GAAGGCAAGCTGCAAGAAGCAGTTGAAAGCTTGTTGTCATTAGAGAAGCAAACTAGAACG GCGTCTGACATGGTGTCCACGTCGAGAATCCTTGTGGCTGTGGTCCAGATGTGTTATGCAGCAAAAGACTGGGATGCCCTAAATGAAAACATTATGCTCCTTTCCAAAAGGAGGAGTCAGCTGAAGCAG GCTGTTGCAAAAATGGTCCAAGAATGTTACAAGTATGTCGATTCTGTGACGGATTTGACCATCAAGTTGCGGCTAATTGACATGCTTCGCACAGTGACTGCTGGAAAG ATCTATGTCGAGATTGAGCGTGCCAGGCTCACAAAGACCTTGGCTAATATCAAGGAACAAAGTGGAGACGTGAAAGAGGCGGCATCCATTCTTCAGGAGCTGCAG GTTGAAACGTATGGCTCgatggagaaaaaagaaaaggtggaGTTCATCTTGGAACAGATGAGGCTTTGTGTTGCTGTCAAGGATTACATTCGCACACAGATCATTAGCAAGAAGATCAACACCAAATTCTTCCAAGAGGAGGGCAGTGAG GAACTGAAGCTGAAGTACTACAACCTAATGATTCAGGTGGACCAGCATGAAGGGTCCTATTTGTCTATCTGCAAACACTATCGGGCCATTTATGATACCCCGTGCATCTTGGAAGACAGCAGCAAGTGGCAGCAG GCCCTGAAGAGTGTCGTGCTGTATGTGATTCTCGCCCCATATGACAATGAACAGTCTGACCTCGTACACAGAATCAGTGCAGATAAGAAATTGGAAGAGATTCCCAAATACAA GGAGCTTCTAAAGCAATTTACCACTATGGAGCTTATGCGCTGGGCTGCCCTTGTGGAGGATTATGGGAAGGAGCTACGAGAGGGCTCACCCGGGAGCCCCGCCACAGATGTCTTTTTGTATTCTGAGGAGGGGGAGAAGCGGTGGAAAGATTTGAAGAACAGAGTGGTGGAGCAT AACATAAGAATAATGGCCAAATATTACACCAGAATCACAATGAAGAGGATGGCTGGCCTCCTTGACCTTTCCATCGAC GAATCTGAGGAGTTTCTCTCCAGCCTCGTTGTGAACAAGACCATCTACGCCAAAGTGGACCGCCTGGCCGGAATCATCAACTTCCAGAGGCCCAAAGATCCTAATGACCTCCTCAATGACTGGTCACAAAAACTCAACTCCCTCATGTCGCTGGTCAACAAGACAACACATCTCATCGCAAAGGAGGAAATGATCCACAACCTGCAGTAA